TTACCCGTCCCAAATCTGTTGCTGTCCGTTATCAACTGAAACGAAGTAAAGCAAAATTCGCCCCAGACAGTTAGAGTTTTCATTAGGTGATAAAGTCTTATCGGCACTGTCAGATAAGACTTATATTAATTTGTGTCTTGCTGCTAAAAACAAGAAGCTTCGCTTCGATATGATATATTTTGAGACTTATAATTAACTACACACGTGATTTGATAGTATGCAAACAGCAGTTCAAATAAGTTTATTACAAGAAAGATGTTATTCGGCACACTTAATTCACTTAACTAACTGCGCGCACAGTTAACGGTGGTATCGAATAAAAAACCCCCATAAACTAGCCAGTTCCAAGCTTCACGCTGAGTTCGTTACCAAATGTGAGACAGGTTAAACTGGCAAGTGATGTTTAGCTGCGTATTCCAACCAAGATCCGACGTAGTTTTTCACGCtatgccaaaaaaaacaacaaacaaaaaacaaacattagcGTTGTAGATTCTAAaaccaattaataaaaaacCTGTGCACAATATCTTACTTCTTGTAACCAAGTTGGTCCGCTTCTTGTGCCGCTTGTCCCGCACGTACTCCCGAGCGACAGCTGAAAATGATCGGATCACTAGCGGCAGGTTTCTTGCGTCCATACTTCTTTTCGAATTCTTCCGGACTGAGACCTAGCTCATTACGTACAGTTTTGACtgcgaaaacaataaaaggcCATTAACAATCTAGTGGTTGAAATCGTGTTGTCGCCTTTGCACGATATTGTGAAGCTTACGCGGAATGTTGATGCTGGTTGGTATTTGCCCGGTAGCAGCCAATTCCGACGGTTCGCGCACATCAATCAGTAGCTTTTCGGGATGATTCGGCAGATCGTCGATGTCTGCAGTGGTGGCTACGAGTTGCGGTTCGATGCAGCCCGGTGCAAATCGATTCCCACCGCAATCGTTCGGGCTTGCTGCCACCATCACGGTACAcagtgaaaataacaaaacaatgttCCCCATCAGCGAGATGCTTTCATCGACAAATTTGCAATCGAAATGACATGCAGACTGGACGTTCAAATAGTCTTCCAAATTGCGTGCCAGCCAAAGCATCCAGACAGTGACGTAAAGCAAAAAACCGGTTCTATCTGACGGTAAACACTAGCGGTCACCCATGAAGCTGAACAAAGTGAACGCGCCTATTCATCATGTCTATCATTCGCTTAAAATGGCGATCTCATGCGACAATATGATCAAAAGCTTGCTTTACTGATGATTGACGTACTAAAGGACTGATAATCGGCATGCAGTTCTTATCATATCCGTTTGTTTACCTCGCGGCATAACACTCTTACCGGTAGTGGCGAACGATCGGATGTTAGCATTAATCGTATGGAGAAACAAGCCTCGATGTGTTGCATCTATACTTCCCGCTGAGATATTGGTTTTGTGGCACGTGCGAGCTATCGAAACCGAGGGGCAATAGTCTATGCTTGAATAAGGTCGGATGTGGAAGCTTGCGCGCCGCACTGCAGCTGTTCTCGATAGCATgtttatgcttttctttttgaaatGAATACAGgtgatttaaatcattacCACACAACCTGACTCAATTTTTAACCAACATTTGGGGGCGTGAATTTCCCACACAAACAGCGTACTTACGTAATCGTAGTTCTTTTAATTGAAGACGATTAGGCAGATATGTGCGATACACTTGTTGCTAGATGGATTTGTTTGGCTTGTGCCCGTTGCGCCAATGCAaatgtcaaacttcaaacgTTTTCATTTTGCGCCCCAGTGAAAATGCTCTCCCACTGAGCATTGCTGTTGGTTGTTTCTCAtttcttctttgtttcctttcgtAGCATACTGAATAGTGGGACAAAGTTGATGCGAAAGATGGccaacaaaatacaaaacaactgTTTTCGGTACACAAAGTGCATCGACGTTTCAAAAATGCTGTAAATAGCTATTAGCGTTTGATTATCCTATTTATTCTCAGAATTTTTTCAAGAACTTTAGTACACTACATACTtgcttttgaataaaattatggGCATTTTTCGTtgtaaagtaaacaaaaatatttcgaacaaaaaatatgtctAGCTCAACATGCGATCACAGCGCCACCGGCGGAGTATGCGTTAACCATCAATTCTCTTTAGATCGGCGGCGCAGAGTTTGTCGTTTTTCGATGCCGGAGTGAAAATCGGATCGCTTTTCTTCTACGCAACCAACGTAAGTGGGAAACTAGTGTACAAAACAACAAGCGAACACGACGGAATGCGTGATTCGTTCGATTACTATGGTGCCAGCAAATGGACAAAGTGTACATTTTACAGCACTTGCGCGAAAATGTAAGGGGCTTTCTCGCGCGCGCGATCATTTGTGCGATTGTGCGTAATAATACGCCAGCAGCGTGCGCAGCATCGTTCGTACagtgaaggaagaaaatggtgcGATCGTTGTTGAAAGCTGTACAGTCCATCTAAAAAGTGTGCAAATTTTAAGGATAAATGTTGTGCCAAatgcgaggaaaaaaaaacagtgcagTTCGTACGTAGCAAACCCCCACCCCGTCACCTCGTTTGGTTCACCACTAAACCAAACGGCAAACGGGAGGATGCTGGTTgagaaaagcaaagaaaaggttgtgtgatgtgtgttggtggggAAGGAATGGAAGTGGAGAAACGCGAACACGGTCCGGCGGGGTGTGAAGGCACATTCCATTCATAGCTGCTCTTCTTCTTACTCGTTGTGTGGCTTCTTCCGTCTCGTTCGTTCTCTCGCTGTCTAATGTTTAAAGTTCAttccaacacgcacacacagacgcCGACTCTTTGGCGTAAGAAGCTGCCGTTGTATATAGAGAGAAAAACCTTCGGTGGATAATCTAATCACCTGCGCAAAACATGTAAACATCAAATTGAATTAGTTTGGGCAGAAGAGAACCCAGTGGCGATCAGCAGCTTAACGGCGAACCGTTGCTTCCAATTGCATGCAGTGCAGCGCGACCAGTGTGTTCCACTGTGGTTGAGGAACAAAATTCCTTCATCCCGCATTCCATCAGTGTAATTCACCTCGTTTCTGTGGACGAATAGTCGGCGACACACTACCACCGTTGCAGCAGAGCATTTGCACACGATTTTGCAAGGCATCTCTCGAGGGCCCAGCTCTGCGATATGCTCCACAACGCGCACTACCACCATTGTCCACAGGTTGTGTGATCCGAAGTTAACCGTGC
This Anopheles marshallii chromosome 3, idAnoMarsDA_429_01, whole genome shotgun sequence DNA region includes the following protein-coding sequences:
- the LOC128715874 gene encoding rhodanese domain-containing protein CG4456-like translates to MLSRTAAVRRASFHIRPYSSIDYCPSVSIARTCHKTNISAGSIDATHRGLFLHTINANIRSFATTASPNDCGGNRFAPGCIEPQLVATTADIDDLPNHPEKLLIDVREPSELAATGQIPTSINIPLKTVRNELGLSPEEFEKKYGRKKPAASDPIIFSCRSGVRAGQAAQEADQLGYKNVKNYVGSWLEYAAKHHLPV